The Candidatus Atribacteria bacterium nucleotide sequence TTACAAAAAGAAGGAATCTTTCTGATTTATGTAGTATAGAAACAAAAGAGTAACAAGAGAAGTAGTTAGTGTACACTTTAGTGGGACAATAGAGATTTTATTTATAATTTAAATATAGTATAATTAATATAAAATTATTGAAATAATAGGAGGAGAAAAAAATGATCAAAGTAAAAAATATCTTATTCACTACTTTAATAATTATTTTATTTGCTTCAAGCTTAGGATTTTCAGCAGAGCTTCCTAGAATCGCAGTTATCGGATTTGACTCTACTGCCCCGGGTTACTTCTGGCATATTAATTCGGAATTGTCTCAAGCGGCTACCGATTTAATGATAAATGCTTTGATAAACACTGAGCGATTTAGAGTATTCGAGAGGATTAAATTAGATGCTATCCTGCAAGAGCAAGATTTTCAGGCTTATTCCGGAAGAGTAGACCCTTCTACCGCGGTTAAAATTGGAAAAATGCTCGGTGTAGATATAATATTTTCAGGAAGTGTGACCAGTATAATTTTACAGAAATCAGGAGGTATAAAATTAGGTCCGGTTAGCCTAAAAAAATCATCTGCTTCGGTAACCATGACAGTAAGAGCAATCAATGTGACCACCGGAGAAATTATTTTTTCTGAAGTAAAAAAAGGAACTACTTCTAAATCCGGAGTATCTATTCGTATTCCTGTGGCAGGAGGATTTGGTTTATCTTCTGAATCAGTGACTGATATTTTTTCTGCTATAGAAGATGTCTGTCAGCAAACCGCGGCTGAATTTGCGGTAAAGATGGATAGTAGAGAAACAGTAATCTCTTCCTTGCCCATGGAAGGATATGTGGTAAAAGTGGAATCTACTTCCAGTGGGGAAATAACCAAAGTTTATATAAATCTGGGGGAAAATTCTGGTATCATGGTTGGGGATGAAATAAAAATATTCCAGGAAGGAGAGGTCATATTAGATCCAAAAACTCAAGAAGTTCTGGATAGAGAGTTAATTTTAGTTGCTCAGGCAAGGGTAACACAGGTCAGAGAAAATATCTCTATAACCTTGGTTACTATGAAATTCTCTAATCTATCCATAATGCCTACTGACATTGTAGAATTTATAAGATAAAGAGGATAAAGATAAAAGGTTTAGCAGCTAACCATGAGTTTTTTTCACACTGTTTCATCAGCCAGAGTCCAGGAAATTCTTATCTTGAAGGTGTGAGTTGGTCCGAAGAAGATCTTGCAAAAATTATTTTAATGTAACAGATAATATAAGACTGCTTCTAAAGAGGATGAGGATAAATTAAATATGAAAAATTTTATGGTGTGGATACAGGAAACAATCGGTTTGAGTTCAGAGATACAGATTAAAATATTTGCTTCTTTGGTTATTACCCTGGTTTTATGGATTCTTTACTCTTTGATTATAAAGATAGTATGGCGCGGAACTGAAAATGTACGTACTCGTTATACCTGGAGGAAAACTTTAGGCTATATTGTAATTGTATTGGCTGTATTCTTAATCGGGCGCCTATGGCTTAGTGGTTTTCAATCTATAGTTACTTACCTGGGTTTATTGTCAGCTGGTTTAGCCATTGCCTTAAAAGATGTCGTTTCAAATTTAGCTGGATGGCTCTTTATTATCAGCCGGAGACCTTTTTCTGTGGGAGATCGGATTCAGATCGGAGATCATGCCGGGGACATCATTGATACTCGGTTTTTCCAATTTACTCTTTTGGAAATCGGTAATTGGGTAAATGCCGACCAGAGCACCGGCCGAATTATCCATATTCCTAACGGCATGGTGTTAAATGAAGTACTGGCAAATTATAGCAAAGGATTTCAATATATCTGGAATGAAATTCCTGTCCTGATAACCTTCGAGAGTAATTGGGAAAAAGCTAAGAAAATTTTACAAAAAATTGCCGATAAGGATGCTGAACAATTAAGCAAGGCTGCCGAGAAAAGAGTAAAAGAAGCCAGCAAAAAATTTATGATATTGTATTCCAGGCTTACCCCTATTGTTTATACCAGTGTAAAGGAGTGCGGGGTATTGCTAACTATACGTTATCTTTGTGAACCTCAACGTCGTCGAGACAGTGAACAGATAATTTGGGAAGATATTTTAAAAGAATTTATCGAGCATAAGGATATAGATTTTGCCTATCCTACTCAGCGTTTTTATAATAATCGATTGGAGAGAAAAGGACAGGGTAAAGATTTATCTTCTGTATCTCTCGTAGATGATTCTGAACCGAAGTTTACTGATGGATTATCTCCTGACAAAGTTTAAATTGAAAAAATAGGGAAAAGGAAGGAGCATTATTTGTATGCAGTTACAATTGATTATAGCTATAATTATAGCCATTTTAGCTGTGGTTTTTGCACTTCAGAATGCAGTGCCAATAGTAGTAAGTTTTTTGACCTGGAGATTTGAAAGTTCATTAGCTCTTGTACTTTTAATTACTCTTGCTTTGGGGATTCTGATGAGTTTATTGGTATCGGTTCCATCTGTGATAAAAAAAATGAAGGTAATTTCCAGCCAAAAAAAGAAAATCCAGAAACTGGAAATTAGCCTACAAAAAGAGACTGAAAGCAAAATAAAAGAGAAAGTTGAAAGTGAAGAACCAGAATCCACCGTAGAATAACTACGCTATTTTCCCTCAAATCAACCTTTCTTTTTCTTGCAAATCCTAACTAATCTTGTTATAATTCTTAATCAAGAAATTATTTTTTTCTGCCAGAGAACCATTTTCTGGTAGATTTTTTAGGAGGCTTGTTTTATGTTGGTAAATTCCATTCTGGATGCAATAGGGAATACCCCTTTAATTCAATTAAATAAGATGTCTTCAGGAAATGTATTTGTAAAAGCTGAACATTTAAATCCCGGGGGGAGCATTAAAGATAGAGTAGCCAAATATATGATCGAAATTGCGGAAAAAAAAGGAAATCTCAAGCCGGGGATGACCATTATTGAGGCAACTTCTGGAAATACCGGAATTGGCTTAACTTTGGTGGGGGTTCAAAAGGGTTACCGGGTCATCTGCGTCATGCCGGAAAATATGAGTGAAGAAAGAAGGAAAATCATTCAAGCCTTTGGCGGAGAGATTATCTTCACCTCAGCTAAAGGGAGCCTACCCGAAAGTATAAAAAAGATGCGGGAGATTACCGAAGCAGAACCGGAGAAATATTTTGTGGCTGACCAATTTGTCAATCCCCATAATCCCGAAATTCATTATCAACAAACTGCACCTGAAATCTGGAATGACATAAAAGGGAAGTTAGATGTCTTTGTAGCTGGAGTAGGGAGCGGGGGAACCCTTCAGGGGATTGGAAAATTTTTAAAAGAAAAAAATCCTAAGGTGAAAATTGTTGCAGTGGAGCCAAAAAACAGTTCTGCCTTATTGGGGCATGAACCGGGCCTTCACCAGATTCAGGGAATCGGCGATGGATTTATACCTGCTGTCCTAGATGTAAAAATGGTAGATATGGTATTTACGGTTACTGATGAAGAAGCGATTGAAACCACCCGCCGACTTTCCAAAGAAGAAGGATTGCTGGTGGGAACCTCATCCGGAGCTAATGTCTTTGCTGCTTTACATGTAGATAATGGACGAAACCGGGTGGCAACTATACTGCCCGACCGGGCTGAAAGATATTTCAGTACCGCTCTTCTTTAGCTCTCATCAGTCTGTTAAAGGACTATCTCCGGTCATTATTATGACTCTAATACCTTAATCAACAGAAGGGAGAAATCAGATGAAAAAGGTTAGATGGGGTGTGCTGAGCACCGCCAGAATTGGCATTGAAAAGGTAATTCCCGCTATGCAATTGGGCAGGTATTGCACCATTAACGCCATTGCTTCACGTCAATTGAAAAAAGCACAAGCAGCAGCCCGTCATCTAAATATAGAGAAAGCCTATGGTTCTTACGAAGAATTGTTAGCTGATCCCCACATTGATGCTGTTTATATTTCGCTTCCCAATCACCTGCATATAGCCTGGGCTATTAAAGCACTAAATGCCGGTAAACATGTTTTATGCGAGAAACCCATTGGCTTAAGTGTGGCTGAAGCCCAGAAATTACTGGGAGTAGCCAGGAAATTTCCCCGGCTAAAGGTTATGGAAGCGTTTATGTACCGGCTCCATCCGCAGTGGCAGTGGGCAAAACAAACGGTTAAGGAGGGAAAGATTGGTAAACTCCTGACGATTCAGTCATTTTTCTCCTACTACAATACCGACCCCGAAAATATTCGTAACAAAGCTGATACCGGCGGAGGGGGACTAATGGATATTGGTTGTTACTGTATTTCACTTTCGCGGTTTATCTTCGGAGCTGAGCCCCGGCGGGTCTGCAGCATGATGGAAGAAGACCCAAACATGAAAATCGATCGTCTGTCTTCTGCTATACTGGAGTTTAGGGGTGGTAGTTCCACATTTACCTGTGCGACTCAGCTGGTGCGTTACCAGCGGGTGAATATCTTTGGCAACAAAGGACGGATTGAAATTGAAATACCTTTCAATGCACCGTCCAATCAGCCGTGCAAGGCATGGTATGGAGATGGTAACCGGATTGAAGAGATCGTCCTGAAAGTTTGCGATCAGTATACCATTCAGGGAGACCTGTTTTCCAGGGCAGTGCTGGAAGATAGTAATACTCCAGTACCGCTTGAAGATGCTGTGGCGAATATGCAAGTGATTGAAGCACTTATCCGCAGTGCCGGAAGTGGAAGTTGGGTTAACCTTAAGGCAGAGTCCTTTATCTAACAGTTAACTAAATTACCTTCTTCTCCCCTACAAAATTTAACTGGCTAATCAATCAATACTACACTCTTACAGCATACATCTTCTAACCTGCAACTATTTTTCCAAAAAAAAAGGATTTTTCCCCATCCTTGTCGTATCTTAGTAATAGTATGTAAAAGGGCATTGATTATTTAACCTCCAAGAGTAGAAATATTGAGTGAGTTTAATTAACAATTTATTTAAAGTTAAATTGCTATTTCTGATGATAAGCTAAGCGTTTAATTAGTTATAGGAGGGAAAAAGCATATGGAAAAGAAAGAAGAACGCCGTAGTGGGACAGAACGAAGAACAGGGGAAAACCGCAGGAAATTTGATGACCCAAATTATAAAGGACCTGAACGCAGAAGGCGGCAGGAAAGAAGAACCGGCCAGAGAAGAAAAACTAATGGATGCAAAAAAAATTAAACTAAAAAAGTGGTTTGAATATTTATATAATGAATAAAAATAAGAAATTTGATAGGAGGTACGAAATGGAAAGTGTATACAAAATTGTCGAAATTGTTGGTACCAGCCAAAAATCATGGGAGGACGCTGCAAGAGTTGCAATAGAGACTGCATCTAAATCGATTGAGGAAATCAGGGTAGCCGAAGTAAATAAGCTTGATATCAAAGTAGAGAAAGATGCCAGGCTCACTTTTAGGGCAAAATTAGATGTTTCCTTTAAATATAAAAAGTAGGAATCATTAGCAAATATTTAAAAAAAATTCCACTCTCAAAATCTAGAGCAGAGATTAATTTTATAGAGCATCCTTTTAACCTCGAGTGACGAGTAAAAAAAACTGTCTTCTTGACATTGGTGGTTATGATGAAATACAGAAATATCCGAGAAATGTCGATGAGCTTTATTCCTATAGCAGCCTTTCTTCTTGCCCTATTTATTGGGACAATTATGATTACCTTTCTCGGAGTAAACCCTTTGGTTGCTTACCAAGCCCTGCTCAAGGGAGCGTTTGGGAGTACGAATGCCATAGCAGATACGGTAGTTAAGGCAACCCCCTTGCTTTTTGTAGGGCTAGGAATCTGCATTGCCTTTCGTGCCGGCGTGTTAAATATCGGTGGGGAGGGACAGCTTGTAGTCGGTGCTCTTTCTGCAACCATAGTTTGTCTTAATTTTTCAGATTTATCGGGATGGATATTAATGGTACTTGCTTTATTGGTTGGACTCCTCTGCGGAGCAATATGGGCAGGAATTGCCGGCTTTCTTAAAGCTTATTTTAAAGTCAACGAAATTCTAAGCACCATCATGCTGAATTATATTGCAGCCTATGGGATGAATTATCTTCTTCGGGGACCAATAATGGACCCACTTCAGATAGAACTTGGCTCCTTTATCCCTCAAACTACACGTTTAACTCATCTGGTTGATCTTCCCCGTCTTATTCCTACCCGCTTGCATTTTGGAACTATAGTGGCAGTTGTTTTTGCTATTCTGGTGTATATTTTTCTCTGGCGGACGACTATAGGGTTTCGCATCCGTATGATAGGACAAAATATACAAGCCTCGCGAGCTTCCGGAATTAATGTACAAAAATATATGGTCCTTGCTTTTGTCTTGAGCGGTGCGTTAGTAGGCTTAGGTGGAGCCATTGAAGTGTTAGGAGTTCATCACCGACTTTTTACCGATGGCTCGGTATCAGGTTTTACCGGTAGTGCGGGTTTTAACGGGATTGTAGCTGCCCTGTTTGGCCAGCTTCATCCTATCGGAACCATACCGGCCTCCCTGTTATTGGGGGCACTGCTTACCGGAGCAAATAAGATGCAAAGAGCAGTGCAGATACCTTCTGCTTTGATTGGTGCTTTGAACGGTCTGATTGTACTCTTCGTAGTAGGAAGCGAGTATCTTCGCCGTAGCCAGGCCAGTCGAATGGAGCGAAGTGCAGAGCCGAAAACCAATTCCAAAAATAAAAACGAAAATAAAAAGGAGAGTCAATGATGGAAGCCATTATTATCGGGATAGCAAAATCTGCCATTCGTCTTGCCACACCCTATCTCTATGCTTCCATCGGGGAAACAATAGGGCAGTTGAGTGGTGTTCTCAATCTTGGAGTAGACGGTGTTATGCTGATGGGAGCCTTTAGCGCCTTTTATATGGTTCTTAAAACCGGTAATCTTTGGCTTGGTTTATTGGTGGCAATAATAGTCGGAGCGATATTTGGCCTCTTGATTGCCTTTATTAATGTTACCTTAAAAGCCGAACAGGGGATCAGCGGGATCGGAGTGTATATATTCGGTCTGGGATTAAGCAGTCTTTTATTTAGCACTATGGTAGGAACTGTTCAAACAGTGAGCGGTTTTTCCCCCTTGTCTATCCCCTGGCTTTCTAACCTTCCGATAGTGGGCGAAATCTTTTTCCATCAAAATATCCTGGTGTATGGTGCATTTGCCTTGATTCCTCTTGCCTGGTTTATATTGAACAAAACCCCTTTATGCCTTAGTATTCGAGCTGTGGGTCAGAACCCGGAGGCAGCCGATTCATTGGGAGTGAGTATTGTGCGTATCCGTTATTTTACGGTAGTCTTGGGTGGAATGCTCTCGGGAATTGCCGGTGCATCTCTCTCTATTGCACTGCTTAATGTATTTCAGCAAAATTTAACTAATGGGATGGGTTTTATTGCGGTTGCCCTGGTATATTTTGGAGCCTGGCGTCCAACTACCGTTCTCACCGGTGCGCTTCTATTCAGTACCGTAAATGCTATTCAGATATGGGTTCAAGTCCATGGCATTAATATTCCTTCTGATTTTACCCTGATGCTTCCTTATATTGTTACTATTGTGGTACTTGCGGCTATGGCTAAACGCCGTATACATCCACCTGCGGCATTAAATAAACTCTTCGAGCGGGGAGAATAATGGGAGAGGAGATGGTAAAATAAGATAAAAAGATTTAGGAAAATATATATTTTTCTATGTTTGTATCATCGTATAAAAAATTAGGAGGATAAAATAATGAAGATGAAAAGGTTGATAGTGATTCTTACTCTAATCAGTATGTTTGTATTATTGTTTGGGTTTGGAGCAAGCGCAGAACCCTTCCGGGTAGCATTTCTTATGCCAAGCGCTATTAATGATTTTGCCTGGAGCCAGAGTATGTATGAAGCTCTGCTTACCATTCAAAAAGAGATGGGCAAGGAAAATTTTGAATTTGTTTATTCAGAGAACATGTTTGTAGTAGCAGACGCTGCTGCTGCTATTCGAGACTATGCCAGTGAGGGATATGATCTGGTCATTGCCCATGGTTCGCAATATGGTGCCTCTTTGTCGGATATTGCCCCTGATTTTCCTGATACGAGTTTTGCCTGGGGTTCTACCGCAAACGTCTTTGCTGATCTTGGAATCACCAATATATTTGCTTACGAACCTTTTTCTGAACAGGGCGGGTATGTTAACGGTGTCCTGGCAGCAAAACTTTCCAAGAGCAATATTTATGGAGTGATTGGTCCCATTGAGACCGGTGATGCCAAACGTTATACCGAAGGTTTTAAAGCAGGTATAAAATCGGTTAAACCAGATGCTAAAATAAATGTAACCTGGATTGGCTCATATAGTGATGTTGCTCTTGCATCTGAAGCAGCACAAACTCATATTGATGCCGGAGCAGATATTCTTACCGGAACATCACAGATGACCGTCGGAGCAATTGGAGTAGCCAAACAAAGAGGAGCTCTCTGGTTCGGATATGATGTTGACCAATCTACTCTTGCCCCGCAGAATGTGGTCGCCAGCGTAGATGTTATTTGGACAATTGCACTGAAGCCCATAATTGAAATGATTCAAAAAGGAGAGAGAGGAGGTAAAATCTTTACTCTTAACCTGGCTAACGGTGGTCTTAAAATCGTCGTAAATGAGGAAGCACTGGTAGGTAAAACTATTGAGGATATAGTTAAGGGAAACGTTGAGGTCAAAGTAGAGGAATAAACTAAAGATTAAGAGTGTTCATAGGGGGCTCTGGTTACATTTTAATATGAAAAAAGAACTATCTAATATAGTCAATTTAAGCAAAGTTGAAAAAGTAGAGATGCGGGGAATAATTAAGCAGTTTCCGGGTGTACTGGCGAATGACCGAATTGATTTTGATGTCCATAGAGGAGAGGTTCATACCCTTCTTGGAGAAAACGGAGCTGGGAAAAGTACCCTGATGAAAATCCTTTACGGTATATATCACCAGGATAAAGGTGAAATTTATGTTAACGGAAACTTGGTTAACCTCCGTTCTCCGCTGGATTCCATTCGACTGGGGATTGGGATGGTGCACCAGCATTTTATGCTTGTACCCACCCTTACCGTAGCTGAAAATGTAGCTTTAGGGCTTCCTTCCTCGCGAAAATATCTTCTTGACCTTGATGTCGTCTCGGAACGCATTAAGGAGCTGGCCAAAGTTCATGGTCTGCATGTTGACCCGAAGGCAAAGATATGGCAACTCTCTGTAGGGGAGCAGCAAAGAGTAGAAATAATAAAAATCTTATATCGCGGAGCTTCTCTCCTTATCCTGGATGAACCGACTGCTGTTCTTACTCCGCAAGAGGTGGAAGAACTTTTCCAGGTCTTGCG carries:
- a CDS encoding mechanosensitive ion channel family protein, giving the protein MKNFMVWIQETIGLSSEIQIKIFASLVITLVLWILYSLIIKIVWRGTENVRTRYTWRKTLGYIVIVLAVFLIGRLWLSGFQSIVTYLGLLSAGLAIALKDVVSNLAGWLFIISRRPFSVGDRIQIGDHAGDIIDTRFFQFTLLEIGNWVNADQSTGRIIHIPNGMVLNEVLANYSKGFQYIWNEIPVLITFESNWEKAKKILQKIADKDAEQLSKAAEKRVKEASKKFMILYSRLTPIVYTSVKECGVLLTIRYLCEPQRRRDSEQIIWEDILKEFIEHKDIDFAYPTQRFYNNRLERKGQGKDLSSVSLVDDSEPKFTDGLSPDKV
- a CDS encoding LapA family protein, which translates into the protein MQLQLIIAIIIAILAVVFALQNAVPIVVSFLTWRFESSLALVLLITLALGILMSLLVSVPSVIKKMKVISSQKKKIQKLEISLQKETESKIKEKVESEEPESTVE
- the cysK gene encoding cysteine synthase A, with product MLVNSILDAIGNTPLIQLNKMSSGNVFVKAEHLNPGGSIKDRVAKYMIEIAEKKGNLKPGMTIIEATSGNTGIGLTLVGVQKGYRVICVMPENMSEERRKIIQAFGGEIIFTSAKGSLPESIKKMREITEAEPEKYFVADQFVNPHNPEIHYQQTAPEIWNDIKGKLDVFVAGVGSGGTLQGIGKFLKEKNPKVKIVAVEPKNSSALLGHEPGLHQIQGIGDGFIPAVLDVKMVDMVFTVTDEEAIETTRRLSKEEGLLVGTSSGANVFAALHVDNGRNRVATILPDRAERYFSTALL
- a CDS encoding Gfo/Idh/MocA family oxidoreductase, with product MKKVRWGVLSTARIGIEKVIPAMQLGRYCTINAIASRQLKKAQAAARHLNIEKAYGSYEELLADPHIDAVYISLPNHLHIAWAIKALNAGKHVLCEKPIGLSVAEAQKLLGVARKFPRLKVMEAFMYRLHPQWQWAKQTVKEGKIGKLLTIQSFFSYYNTDPENIRNKADTGGGGLMDIGCYCISLSRFIFGAEPRRVCSMMEEDPNMKIDRLSSAILEFRGGSSTFTCATQLVRYQRVNIFGNKGRIEIEIPFNAPSNQPCKAWYGDGNRIEEIVLKVCDQYTIQGDLFSRAVLEDSNTPVPLEDAVANMQVIEALIRSAGSGSWVNLKAESFI
- a CDS encoding dodecin domain-containing protein, whose product is MESVYKIVEIVGTSQKSWEDAARVAIETASKSIEEIRVAEVNKLDIKVEKDARLTFRAKLDVSFKYKK
- a CDS encoding ABC transporter permease encodes the protein MKYRNIREMSMSFIPIAAFLLALFIGTIMITFLGVNPLVAYQALLKGAFGSTNAIADTVVKATPLLFVGLGICIAFRAGVLNIGGEGQLVVGALSATIVCLNFSDLSGWILMVLALLVGLLCGAIWAGIAGFLKAYFKVNEILSTIMLNYIAAYGMNYLLRGPIMDPLQIELGSFIPQTTRLTHLVDLPRLIPTRLHFGTIVAVVFAILVYIFLWRTTIGFRIRMIGQNIQASRASGINVQKYMVLAFVLSGALVGLGGAIEVLGVHHRLFTDGSVSGFTGSAGFNGIVAALFGQLHPIGTIPASLLLGALLTGANKMQRAVQIPSALIGALNGLIVLFVVGSEYLRRSQASRMERSAEPKTNSKNKNENKKESQ
- a CDS encoding ABC transporter permease — its product is MEAIIIGIAKSAIRLATPYLYASIGETIGQLSGVLNLGVDGVMLMGAFSAFYMVLKTGNLWLGLLVAIIVGAIFGLLIAFINVTLKAEQGISGIGVYIFGLGLSSLLFSTMVGTVQTVSGFSPLSIPWLSNLPIVGEIFFHQNILVYGAFALIPLAWFILNKTPLCLSIRAVGQNPEAADSLGVSIVRIRYFTVVLGGMLSGIAGASLSIALLNVFQQNLTNGMGFIAVALVYFGAWRPTTVLTGALLFSTVNAIQIWVQVHGINIPSDFTLMLPYIVTIVVLAAMAKRRIHPPAALNKLFERGE
- a CDS encoding BMP family ABC transporter substrate-binding protein → MKMKRLIVILTLISMFVLLFGFGASAEPFRVAFLMPSAINDFAWSQSMYEALLTIQKEMGKENFEFVYSENMFVVADAAAAIRDYASEGYDLVIAHGSQYGASLSDIAPDFPDTSFAWGSTANVFADLGITNIFAYEPFSEQGGYVNGVLAAKLSKSNIYGVIGPIETGDAKRYTEGFKAGIKSVKPDAKINVTWIGSYSDVALASEAAQTHIDAGADILTGTSQMTVGAIGVAKQRGALWFGYDVDQSTLAPQNVVASVDVIWTIALKPIIEMIQKGERGGKIFTLNLANGGLKIVVNEEALVGKTIEDIVKGNVEVKVEE
- a CDS encoding ABC transporter ATP-binding protein — encoded protein: MKKELSNIVNLSKVEKVEMRGIIKQFPGVLANDRIDFDVHRGEVHTLLGENGAGKSTLMKILYGIYHQDKGEIYVNGNLVNLRSPLDSIRLGIGMVHQHFMLVPTLTVAENVALGLPSSRKYLLDLDVVSERIKELAKVHGLHVDPKAKIWQLSVGEQQRVEIIKILYRGASLLILDEPTAVLTPQEVEELFQVLRSMINRGYSIIFISHKLHEVLSLSDRVTILRDGKVVKSLAIAEVTKEKLARLMVGREVLFQVEHPSVELGKVSLALTGIWAQGDEDLPTLRGIDLEIHSGEILGIAGVSGNGQKELAEVIAGLRKSTQGKVFIKGTDVTNWPPSRLLEYGLSSIPEERMRDGAIQKFTVEENLILKDHIHAPYTEGIFMNFEN